The sequence CTTATATTGTTAAGTCTTCTTTAATGTAGGTGTTGGcacaataattatattctagCCTAGGCCAATATTAATGGTGACAAAGGTCCAGTCCATCAGCAAGCtcaaaattttagttaattaattaattaattaatcaatgattGCAAAGATCAAAGTTGTAGAAGACAGAAAGTGGCACAAGGTACGAGAGCAATAGTATTAGTTAGCATCAAGTAAATAACAGTTTGGCTCTCCAACTCCTCAAGTAAACAGagataaatgatattttagtgTTGAAAAGGATAAGCATATCCACGAAGAAAGCGAAAATATAAGGAGGTCTATATATACTGAAGAACAATCAAACAACATGTATCAACAATCAACAATATTGCAACATTCAAGACTACTCAGAATACAAATTCTTtgcaaatatttttcttagttcctttcaaattccaattctttatatttatttgttattcaACACCATTTGTTTATGTAATTTCCAACAAATTTATTACAAGTTTTTCTACAACTTATTCATTTGCATTCATTCAGTGCTAATTAcatctaatttttatagtatCATTTGAGGGTCTACTCAAATTGTCAAGATAGTTTAAGAactcataaattattttgatgagGAAGTCATTAAAAGCGCATTAAGTATATTTAGTCTATGGACCTATACATGTGGAATACTCggctttatttttcttgaaacaGTAGGATAACACACTAGGACAAAGTTACTACCTACGTAACTACAAACTGAACCATCTCCATAAACTTCCCTCCATGATGTAACAATAgatctaaatatatatcacACATTTTTGAAACatgaagaaacaaaaaaaaaaaaaaaacacacaaATAAGGCTCACGGtacaaaacaataatttcAATGAAGTCacaacataaaaaaagaagccaaataccctttaaaataatatagaatGCAGATGCAAGAACATTTTGTCAACCATTAAGTATTTATCTTATtcatttttaactattttcatatttaaaaaatcatatgtAACCCTATAAAAAAATCGAAACCCTAACATCACAAACACTATTATATCTTTGAAATTGAAACAACACACAAATTATAACAAAGAAATAACCAATTTGGGTCCACTGTGAAGACAAGAATAAGAACTTAATTACTTGAAAATGGCAGCAAAGTGGTCCACCGCCAATTAAATTAGGGTTCAACCACCAAAACGAACATAACAGCAActttaaatgaaaaacaaaggTAAAAAGCTTCCTCCATATGGCAAGCACTTTCTCTTTTGGGAATACAAGGATAGAATAGTAGAAATTGGGATTCAATTTTAGTTTAGATGTtgtaattaagaaaaacatcaaaacaatatagttttactttaaataaaactacatCATTCTGCTTCGCTGGAAAGAATGGTCTAAATCATTTGCCACGCTGGCATTTGTTTACCACAAACACATACACTGAACGACGATTAAGGACACATGCATATTGTTTGTTTACTTAGGAACTAGGTGATtacaaaagtaaaagtaaGAGGACTACCAACAACGCAATTTATGTACAGGGaccaagtaaaataaaatcgTATAGTATAGAGAGTCAAATATAGGATAGCCTTATCTATActaaatttctattttgatttatacatatatacacaGGCGCACAAAGTACTGGGTAACTAATAAAGTCACTTGATTTGAATTTAGAGAGAGCTAAGGACTATTTGGCTTTGATTGATAATACGACAACTGAATGGGTACCAGAACTCATTACtatcataaatatcaattcaattaaaaaatatattctaatttttcaaaCTAGTTTTTACTGataattaatcattaattataatttttaggatgaaaagaagtcaaaattttttaaaaaattaaagagaaattaagttttaaaGTAGATATATGAAAATAGACGCTCTAAGAAAATCTCAGcctaattcttatttatatcaGGTGTATACACCGCAATGAATAGTAGAGTGACACgtatctaataatattttacactttaatattagataattgatacatacttaattattcaagttaataatttattaatttgatgggAACATATATCTAGACTGAATAAAAATTTTCCAAATCAGCATAAATTAAagtaagataaaaataaaagcaattcATGATCTTTATTctagagaagagaaaaaaaacaaaacaaaaaagcaAATCTCATACAACTTATTGGAACATGAAGTGAAAGCATGTAGAATGAAAACAAGCCATGTAGTTAGGAACACGAAAGCAATCAACAACATCTTTTTGGGATGCAAAGATGGCCAGTCATGTGCCAGCTTTCACCTCCATCAGGATATGCATAAGGGCATGACGGGGTGTAGGAATCGGTTAAATGCATGTTCCATTCTGCATTCGGATCCTCAGTTGAAAACATAGTCCAAGTAGGAGTGGAATTCTCATATCTACTATGTGTGATGCGATTAAACTTCTTCACATCCTTGTTCTTATTTATATCACTAGGATCAATATCAACAACGAATAAATCTCCATAAGGCCTCACGGAATGCAAAAAGAGAGGTAAAGAAATTGGATCAACAGACACTGCAGCAAGATCTGAAGTCACAGCAATGCTCATTCCATCTGGACTGAAAAATGGATGGTTCACATGTCCTGCAAGATCATCTCCACTTTTTATTACTCTTATTACCACGGAAGGATCATTGACCTTCACTAGAAATACTGCAAAATATCCTGGATCGAGACCATTATCCGAATCTGGTGCATCTTTAGGCTTATCGCGAGTTGACGAGAATACTATCCAATCTCCCCTTGGAGACCATTGGCAATGTGTGTCCGTCCAAGGTCCATTTGTTAGCCTCGTTATCTTTCCATCCCCAAACTCCCCTACTTTTGCATCCTCCATTATGtatagatttttatattgCTTATCTCCTCCATCTCTTGTAGATCGAAAAACTAATTTTGTCCCTATTACAATTTTCAATCCAAATATTAGAATTACATTATAGTCCATGCCCTTTCCAATTCAAAACGATTATAATGAACAATTCTTACTAAGAATTGGTGAATAATTCCTGTATAAAGAATGCTTTTATGTAATGGGACTCATcattaagttaaaataatcTTGGTGACCAGCATATCAGCTTTATAAGGAGCATATTTTATTTGGAAAATAATGCATCACAATGAACAATTAAAAAGCTAGTTACCATCTGGACTAGTGGATGGAAAAGCATTATTGAATCCTCTTGTGAGCTGTCGACGCCGTCGTGCACCACTAGCCACATTGGGGATGGCGCAGATTTGCAGTGTCTGGCCAGCGTTAAAAGAAGGTCCCATGCATACATAGAGTGTATCATCTTGTGGATTTTGGCTCCAAACTGGTGAGAAGATATTGTCTGGGCCTTTCGTCTAGATAAAACATCAATTACATACCGTATAAAGTACGAAAACAATATTAATTCTTGTAATATATAGCATACCTCGAAAACAATGCGCATTCCATCGCTATCAGCTACCCACACGGCTTTGAACTCATTGTCAACGAATGCAAGCTTGGAGCCATCTTTGGAAAATGTTGGAAAAACACCCGACACCCTAAACAGTCCTACATCTGGATATGGAGATTTGAGCTTATGGAAATGTCTTTGGATATCATCTCCACTCTGCGCAATTAACAATCGGCTTAGCATATGGCTGTAATTAAAGGAGCGCTCAATAAAGTGCATTCGTTAGTGTAATACATACCTTGAGAAGCTCGCTTTTGCAGCGATGGTAACCTATGCGCTTCCCACCATCTATTACAAAAGGGTTGAAATGGTCAGCCTTTGGTCTGGTCTTTTGAGTGATTTGTATGGATTGTTGTGGTGCTGTTGaatcaaaaatctcaatgtGCCGATACTGTGCTTCTACGCGAATGTCATTGAACTTTGGTTTCTGACGTATAGTTGCCACTGCCACTTTAGTGGCATTAATGGCTGCCGGAGTTATGGCATCAATTCCATCTGGAGTAACCCGAAGGGTTTCTGATGTTTCACCATTGCTGATGTCGGCTCGAAACACACTCCAAAATTCTCCGACCTTTCTatggaaaaatataatattgtcACTACCCCATGTTGGCCATCCACCATTTTTTATAACTCTCATGCGTCCTAAGGGGGGCTTCTCTACGTTCATCACATAAATGTCAGTTTGTAGATCTTCAATCTCGCCATTCCAGCCCTTTCCTTGGAATGACGCCACTGCTACCTTTCTTCCAGAAGGTGATACAGATGGGCTTAAATCATTTACTCCTGTTTGATCAAGCAGATAAGGggaaaatcaaatcaaatttctgTATTGCATTCCTGTCGTTGAAACTTGTACTTCAGGTTATTGTATTGTCTTTAGTCTtgaagtttcttttcttttttttccactGCTACATTTTCTATTTACATTAAGACAGTAAATAATGGCAGCTGAAcgtattttataattttataatacacaAAGTCAGCATGAAAAGCTAAATATTATCTATTGATGGTCGAGTGGCTACGCTCCCCACTCCATTATTTTCCGCTTGATTCCGAAGACCAAACaaatctttgatttttttttcattttaaactaaagaaaattactttataatatattttcttgttagaagaaaaacaaaagaatatgaACTGATCTCTTTCTGAGGTCAACTTGCAAGTTTTCTTTCGCTGtcatttttatgttttgtatttgaattcttttagTGATCATTAGTGAAATCTATATTTCCTATTTCTGTTTActaaggaaataaaagaaaactcaataaaaataaaatttaaatcctataaatgtttcatatattgaaaatataaattcgaaAAGTAACCTGGTGGGGTGAGGCGCTCAGTTCTTCCGGTCCTAAGATTGGTTTTATAAACGACAGTCCAAGGCTGACGACGGTCCTTTGACGGGTCCTTGGTGGTGACATGTATAAGAGAGTAATCAACAATACGATTACCAATCTTATAACCACCGGCAATGCAACCGCTGTCTTCCATGCGGACTACATCGAATGTGCCATAGACATCAGCGAAACTGAAGACTTTAACACTGGGTCGGTTGTCGTTAAAGCGAAGAGCAATCTGAAGTGTCTCAAGGTTGTTATCTCGTTCAGAGACGAAGATCAAGCCTGTTAGACGACCCGAATCAACATCAGCTTCTTTGGCTTCGGAAGCCAATATTGGGCGCTTGATAATGGTCTTGAGAGCCTCTGGGGGAATAATTTGGCAGTTGTAATTGTAGGATAATCCATCAGTCATGTGTAGCTCATCCTGCCTTGATCTTGGTGGAACCGAACAAGAGAATATGTCCAGTGGCACAGGTGGTCTATAGGTTGCGAAGAAGGCAATGCTACCTCTCTTCTCTGCCatcttccttttatttttttctaattattattactattgaCTCAGAATACACTCCATGGTATTCAGAAGACTGATATAAATAGATGGAGAGGGACTGGCCATTGGATCAGGGTCATGAGCTCATGTTTGgatacaataattttaaatgtatgAGTCAGGTCTAACAACCCAAACCTTAACCGCATGCATGCGATAACATAATTTAATGAATCAAAATCTTgacattattaattaaagaaaaattaaacaagTATTTGATATTTACTTAATGGAGTAAATGCCAAAAGTAATACCTTACATCTTCCAAATCCATCCTCTTTCCCAATATTCTCCTTGTTTGgaattatatttgtttttttgaCGGACTTTATTTTTGAGTATAAGTATAGAGCTAATTCATATTGTGTCGGGCAGGATTTTTATAGGCGATAAAAtagtttcaaatttttaatatagtagTATATTCAAAACTCGAATTTAAGACTTTAGATAACCTAAAagacttcattttttttaagagaCCTTAAAGCTCAtacaaaaagttaaaaaaaaaaaaaaaaacaaagacaGCAACCTGAGGCTATGATTACATTGGCGGAGCTAAAtcttaacaaaatttaaatatagttTATGTATTATATGAGTTTAacttcaatttaaatttttacataataaataagaataataataataaaagctcGAACTAGGGTTAAATTCATTGGAgctcataaaaatatagtagATTGAGATTTcaatcttaatatttattctcaatctaatattatcaaaatcgaaattcattacataataatatttattttatttagtttaaacaattaaacagaaaatattttcattttatattatatattttgaacaaCATTGGTATCTTTTATCTTtgaacatatatttttatattttctttttcactttatgtaatatttcaaatatgaatgaatgaaaatataaattaaatatatatagatgatagaggttagaaatagaaatcgagatataaaaatgataaaagacaAAAGTTGAGAgataacataaattaaaataataattgagaaatgtcatagattaaattaataaagtttagGAGTTAAACTATATCTTTCGCCTTAATTTCTTTAAGTTGTCatgaatttagaaatttataagaCTTCtcctcaaaaaaaaaattataaaagactATTAAAAGTAACTGacacttttttaaaataaaaagaatagtcagaaaaaataatattaaagtgaGTTTTATCTAGTTGCGTTCTTGGtgatgtaattattttttttatcaaagaagattcttctttcatatttttcttcaatCTCTCATTTATCTTCAtctagtaaaatttaattataaaaatacccctatcaacataattaattacaaaaatatcaataatgatatttttcatttaaaccccatataaaattaaactttagaTTTTAAACCCTttgcataaataaatattaacttaATACTAGTTGATAggttcaaattatatataaatatttaggatattttaaagtgttaataatatgatttatatatataatatggtggaAATATATGTGTTTAcctcatttaaatttaattatctattttcaaGTAATATTTGCAAAGAGAGGAAAATATGAAgcaaaatacttaaaaataaccttaattaaacatgttcatgttaaGACCCAAGATTAAGATGCGTAAAGTGCTATTTGCAAGGCCTGACTAAGGATTACAAAGCCCAAGAgacattttagtcattttgtacaattattaggatttatattaaaagttatttatggaatagtattttgtgaagataaagatacttaaagtcttatctattagataaattatattaggtATATATCTCTAGAGAGACTTATTTAGAGGAGgactcttctctatatatatatctctgcaAACCTAATTCgaagaggaggaggagagCTCTCTACATCTGTCCACCATTATTTTTTCTACAATTCTttcataaacactttagtttaattttcattactctttttaagaattaaggagcttttcaagaagtagAGAGTGAGGACCAATCATCTTCTTACTTGAAGAAATCCTGAATCTAGAATgagcttttactttattattttatgtctttctatttaataccaatgatcattgggttaaatatacTAGGCTAGTttttataagtgtttagtCTAGCCTTTTTACCTTTGTATGAATCttgctatttatttatttaatgaatgatttctttaccttcatatcttaattagtttcagttattattcatattaatttagcaatagtaattgttatgaacatATTTAGGTTGATGTATTACAGACACCAACTTTGCttcaatctatgttggtagAAGAAGCTTTAGATGCATTATTAGTTTGAGTGACTAAaggaaaaggcacatcaccatctcattcattagatctaggcttaaagtaaaataagaaaattattaagtaaatggctagactaaatactgtttttagcatatagttttaaatcataagtatttgcatttgcattgcatatttatttattgtttggttactttactttatgaataccattctttcaaaaatactaatttagagtgtttagatttacttttattgttttgtgttgataattagtctttataataagtggcctcatagttccttaagatatcgacctcgtggtgaacttactcttactataggaacggtttatgcacttgcgagtactaacttagatacatcaagtttttggcgccattgCTGGGGAACTATgtccaaattttattatattgattgattgTCAAACGTGTCttgtatttaattctttttgtgttttatgttttatttatttatttttattttgtttttaaattttattttttaagtttttaaatttgagatttCCTGTTATTTTGTATGTTTAGCTAGAaacaacttgaagaagaatcaaaagaagaagtgGATATCATGGCAAAAACCCACCAAGAGAAGTGGGAGCTGAAAGGCGAATggctataaaaaattatgcacGGCTTATAATTGGTAACATTACTTCATGCATAGTTCTAAGTGATGCATCTACGAATTATGAACTAAAGA is a genomic window of Ricinus communis isolate WT05 ecotype wild-type chromosome 2, ASM1957865v1, whole genome shotgun sequence containing:
- the LOC8284086 gene encoding uncharacterized protein LOC8284086 translates to MAEKRGSIAFFATYRPPVPLDIFSCSVPPRSRQDELHMTDGLSYNYNCQIIPPEALKTIIKRPILASEAKEADVDSGRLTGLIFVSERDNNLETLQIALRFNDNRPSVKVFSFADVYGTFDVVRMEDSGCIAGGYKIGNRIVDYSLIHVTTKDPSKDRRQPWTVVYKTNLRTGRTERLTPPGVNDLSPSVSPSGRKVAVASFQGKGWNGEIEDLQTDIYVMNVEKPPLGRMRVIKNGGWPTWGSDNIIFFHRKVGEFWSVFRADISNGETSETLRVTPDGIDAITPAAINATKVAVATIRQKPKFNDIRVEAQYRHIEIFDSTAPQQSIQITQKTRPKADHFNPFVIDGGKRIGYHRCKSELLKSGDDIQRHFHKLKSPYPDVGLFRVSGVFPTFSKDGSKLAFVDNEFKAVWVADSDGMRIVFETKGPDNIFSPVWSQNPQDDTLYVCMGPSFNAGQTLQICAIPNVASGARRRRQLTRGFNNAFPSTSPDGTKLVFRSTRDGGDKQYKNLYIMEDAKVGEFGDGKITRLTNGPWTDTHCQWSPRGDWIVFSSTRDKPKDAPDSDNGLDPGYFAVFLVKVNDPSVVIRVIKSGDDLAGHVNHPFFSPDGMSIAVTSDLAAVSVDPISLPLFLHSVRPYGDLFVVDIDPSDINKNKDVKKFNRITHSRYENSTPTWTMFSTEDPNAEWNMHLTDSYTPSCPYAYPDGGESWHMTGHLCIPKRCC